From a region of the Streptomyces sp. NBC_01454 genome:
- a CDS encoding maleylpyruvate isomerase family mycothiol-dependent enzyme, whose protein sequence is MTVHPSLQSSVDAWTHSIEAITELVTPLVEGEWNRATGLPGWSVRDVVSHVIGLECEMLGDPRPIHTLPRDLYHVRSESARRMEVQVDVRRHHTAPEMLSELEYTVIRRSRQLRNESRQPDAVVRSPLGEDRSLEFVLQQRAFDVWVHEQDLRRVLGKPGNLDSPGAHVTRDLLVKALPGIVAKRAQAPADSAVVFDISGALEFLRTVRLDAQGNATIDGSVSLGPTVTLALDWDTFHQLACGRVRAAAVAEQIKIDGDRELADAVLANFAVTP, encoded by the coding sequence GTGACCGTCCATCCCAGCCTTCAGTCCTCCGTCGATGCCTGGACTCACTCCATAGAAGCGATAACCGAGCTGGTGACTCCGCTCGTCGAGGGCGAGTGGAACCGGGCGACGGGCCTGCCAGGATGGTCCGTGCGCGATGTCGTCTCCCATGTCATCGGCCTGGAATGCGAAATGCTGGGCGACCCGCGACCGATCCACACGCTGCCGCGCGATCTCTACCACGTCCGCAGCGAGTCGGCGCGGCGTATGGAGGTGCAGGTCGACGTCCGCCGGCACCACACCGCGCCGGAGATGCTCAGCGAACTCGAGTACACCGTCATCCGCCGCTCCCGGCAGCTGCGTAACGAGTCCCGTCAGCCGGACGCCGTGGTGCGCAGCCCGCTCGGTGAGGACCGTTCCCTGGAATTCGTCCTCCAGCAGCGGGCATTCGATGTCTGGGTACATGAGCAGGACCTGCGCCGGGTGCTCGGCAAGCCCGGCAACCTCGACTCCCCCGGCGCCCATGTGACGCGCGATCTGCTGGTGAAGGCGCTGCCCGGCATCGTCGCCAAGAGGGCCCAGGCACCGGCCGATTCGGCAGTGGTCTTCGACATCAGCGGGGCACTGGAGTTCCTGCGCACGGTCCGTCTCGACGCCCAGGGCAACGCCACGATCGACGGCAGTGTCTCGCTCGGCCCGACCGTGACGCTCGCCCTGGACTGGGACACCTTCCACCAGCTGGCCTGTGGCCGGGTCCGTGCGGCGGCCGTCGCCGAGCAGATCAAGATCGACGGGGACCGCGAGCTGGCCGACGCGGTCCTGGCCAACTTCGCCGTCACGCCGTAG
- a CDS encoding LURP-one-related/scramblase family protein — translation MLQSPGEPAPPSRKYLVRDRIFGIGDDYWIEDEHGRHAFLVDGKALRLRETFELKDPERRVLITIRKKMLSLRDTMTIERDDRPLATIKRKRLSLLRNHYRVELVDGTELDVSGKILDREFAVEYEGELLADISRRWLTVRDTYAVSVVREDADPALLIAIAVCVIRLAERERGED, via the coding sequence ATGCTGCAATCTCCCGGGGAGCCGGCCCCGCCTTCGCGTAAGTACCTGGTCCGCGATCGCATCTTCGGCATCGGTGACGACTACTGGATCGAGGACGAGCACGGGCGGCACGCCTTCCTCGTCGACGGCAAGGCGCTGCGGCTGCGGGAGACCTTCGAGCTGAAGGACCCCGAGCGGCGGGTGCTGATCACCATCCGCAAGAAGATGCTCAGCCTGCGCGACACGATGACCATCGAGCGGGACGACCGGCCGCTGGCCACGATCAAGCGCAAGCGGCTCTCGCTGCTGCGCAACCACTATCGCGTCGAGCTGGTGGACGGCACCGAACTCGATGTCAGCGGCAAGATCCTCGACCGGGAGTTCGCGGTCGAGTACGAGGGGGAGCTGCTCGCCGACATCTCACGTCGCTGGCTGACCGTGCGGGACACCTATGCGGTCAGCGTCGTGCGGGAGGACGCGGATCCGGCGCTGCTCATCGCCATCGCGGTCTGTGTGATCCGGCTGGCGGAGCGGGAGCGCGGCGAGGACTGA
- a CDS encoding NHL domain-containing thioredoxin family protein, whose protein sequence is MASRARVRAPELIGKGGWLNTGNKDLTLSDLRGRIVVLDFWTFCCVNCLHVLDELRALEERHRDTVVIIGVHSPKFVHEAEHQAVVDAVERYEVEHPVLDDPELATWKQYAVRAWPTLVVIDPEGYVVAQHAGEGHAHAIEKLVEELEAAHTAKGTLRRGDGPYVPPEPVATDLRFPGKAVRLPHGGFLVSDTTRHQLVELAADGEQVLRRIGSGERGLTPDSFNEPQGLALLPDGTVAVADTVNHALRVFDPESGTLETVAGTGTQWWQGSPTSGPAREVALSSPWDLAWWRDRLWIAMAGVHQLWTYDPATGTVEVAAGTTNEGLVDGPAAEAWFAQPSGLAASGERLWVADSETSAVRWVEPDETGDGYVVRTAAGTGLFDFGHRDGPAGQALLQHPLGVTALPDGSVAVADTYNHALRRFDPASGEVTTLATDLREPSAAVLAGDDIVVVESARHRLTRLRLPEEAVRVEAVAHHTRRAATRVAPGALRLEVVFQAPAGQKLDTRYGPSTRLLVSATPPELLAEGAGAGTDLARDLVLADGVTEGVLHVSAMAASCDDAPDIEYPACHVHQQDWGVPVEISDGGAARLGLVLAGLDAE, encoded by the coding sequence ATGGCTTCCCGTGCACGCGTCCGCGCCCCCGAGCTGATCGGCAAGGGCGGCTGGCTGAACACCGGCAACAAGGATCTGACCCTCTCCGACCTGCGTGGACGCATTGTCGTCCTGGATTTCTGGACCTTTTGCTGTGTGAACTGTCTGCATGTCCTGGACGAGCTGCGCGCGCTGGAGGAGCGGCACCGCGACACGGTCGTGATCATCGGTGTGCACTCCCCGAAGTTCGTGCACGAGGCCGAGCACCAGGCGGTCGTGGACGCCGTCGAGCGCTATGAGGTGGAGCACCCGGTCCTCGACGACCCCGAGCTCGCCACCTGGAAGCAGTACGCGGTCCGGGCCTGGCCGACGCTCGTGGTGATCGACCCCGAGGGTTATGTCGTCGCCCAGCACGCCGGCGAGGGACATGCGCACGCCATCGAGAAGCTGGTCGAGGAGCTGGAGGCCGCGCACACGGCGAAGGGCACGCTGCGCCGCGGCGACGGCCCCTACGTACCGCCGGAGCCGGTCGCCACCGATCTGCGCTTCCCCGGCAAGGCGGTCCGGCTGCCGCACGGCGGCTTCCTGGTGTCGGACACCACCCGCCATCAGCTGGTGGAGCTGGCGGCGGACGGCGAGCAGGTGCTGCGCCGGATCGGCTCCGGTGAGCGCGGGCTGACCCCGGACTCCTTCAACGAGCCGCAGGGCCTGGCGCTGCTGCCCGACGGCACGGTGGCCGTGGCGGACACGGTCAACCACGCCCTGCGCGTCTTCGACCCCGAGAGCGGCACGCTGGAGACGGTGGCCGGCACCGGCACGCAGTGGTGGCAGGGCTCGCCGACCTCGGGTCCGGCCCGTGAGGTGGCGCTCTCCTCGCCGTGGGACCTCGCCTGGTGGCGGGACCGGCTGTGGATTGCGATGGCCGGGGTGCACCAGCTGTGGACCTACGACCCGGCCACCGGCACGGTCGAGGTCGCGGCCGGCACGACCAACGAGGGCCTGGTGGACGGCCCGGCCGCCGAGGCCTGGTTCGCCCAGCCGTCCGGGCTCGCGGCGTCCGGCGAGCGGCTGTGGGTCGCCGACTCCGAGACCAGCGCGGTGCGCTGGGTGGAGCCCGACGAAACGGGCGACGGCTATGTCGTCCGCACCGCCGCCGGCACCGGCCTCTTCGACTTCGGGCACCGCGACGGCCCCGCCGGCCAGGCGCTGTTGCAGCATCCGCTGGGCGTGACCGCGCTGCCCGACGGCTCGGTGGCCGTCGCGGACACCTACAACCACGCGCTGCGCCGCTTCGATCCCGCGAGCGGTGAGGTGACGACGCTGGCGACGGATCTGCGGGAGCCGTCCGCCGCGGTGCTGGCCGGCGACGACATCGTGGTCGTGGAGTCGGCCCGGCACCGGCTGACCCGGCTGCGGCTGCCCGAGGAGGCGGTGCGGGTCGAGGCGGTGGCGCACCACACCCGGCGCGCGGCCACCCGGGTCGCCCCGGGGGCGCTGCGGCTGGAGGTGGTCTTCCAGGCTCCCGCGGGCCAGAAGCTCGACACCCGCTACGGCCCGTCGACGCGGCTGCTGGTCAGCGCGACCCCGCCGGAGCTGCTCGCCGAGGGCGCGGGCGCGGGTACCGACCTCGCCCGCGACCTGGTGCTCGCGGACGGCGTGACCGAGGGGGTGCTGCATGTCTCGGCGATGGCCGCGTCCTGCGATGACGCCCCGGACATCGAGTACCCCGCCTGCCATGTGCACCAGCAGGACTGGGGCGTTCCGGTGGAGATCTCCGACGGCGGGGCGGCCCGGCTGGGGCTGGTCCTCGCGGGGCTGGACGCGGAGTAG
- a CDS encoding DUF4232 domain-containing protein: MTARRSRPRSAAYAALALGLAGSLALTGCNSHSSKRTKKSKKSSSSSWSSSKSKKRKVIGGGAAGVGAGTAASRRVPDCYPSTYKVTFSQQSGPAGHVTVKFKNTTARDCKLYNAPLLRFNNAKAALPLLQGTPGHLDGTRLTVPAHGYAYAVLPTNTAAAKGTGQKSVTIDFMGVSASSVTHGPVTVNFAEKRLHVSVGKTKVTNWTSSVHGAELAAGVGK; the protein is encoded by the coding sequence ATGACCGCACGCCGTTCCCGCCCTCGCTCCGCCGCGTATGCCGCGCTGGCACTCGGACTGGCCGGCTCGCTCGCGCTGACCGGCTGCAACAGTCACTCGTCGAAGCGGACGAAGAAGTCGAAGAAGTCGTCCTCGTCGTCCTGGTCGTCCTCCAAGAGCAAGAAGCGCAAGGTCATCGGCGGCGGCGCGGCAGGAGTGGGCGCGGGGACGGCGGCCTCGCGGCGGGTGCCCGACTGCTACCCGAGCACCTACAAGGTCACGTTCTCCCAGCAGAGCGGCCCCGCCGGCCACGTCACGGTGAAGTTCAAGAACACCACCGCCCGCGACTGCAAGCTGTACAATGCCCCGCTGCTGCGCTTCAACAACGCCAAGGCCGCGCTGCCGCTGCTGCAGGGCACGCCCGGTCACCTCGACGGCACCCGCCTCACCGTGCCGGCCCACGGCTACGCCTACGCGGTCCTCCCCACCAACACCGCGGCCGCCAAGGGCACCGGGCAGAAGTCGGTGACCATCGACTTCATGGGTGTCTCGGCGAGCTCCGTCACCCACGGCCCGGTCACCGTCAACTTCGCGGAGAAGCGGCTGCACGTCTCCGTCGGCAAGACCAAGGTCACCAACTGGACGTCGAGCGTCCACGGTGCCGAGCTGGCGGCGGGCGTCGGCAAGTAG
- a CDS encoding DUF4232 domain-containing protein, whose amino-acid sequence MDSHTRSETVPGTATGGPARARTVRRRTLRIAAAGLTGVAALTLTACGGQDNPLQTSAAKPFHPRPQEAVPVAREGGAATPGGLQTNSGREERTASGHVGNGAEAGVAGRTLGTRGAGRGGNATVGHTACDAAKVRIAATVLTRPVNHLLLTATNTSGAPCDLHFSPDLRFDDAPSPLPALPASKPQAVVTLAPGASGYAGVLTSSADGSGRHGRMMTSLSVSLPGRDGKGSIGGPTAVELPGGAAYVDDSAWVTYWRADLSEATAW is encoded by the coding sequence ATGGACAGCCACACCCGATCCGAGACCGTCCCCGGGACTGCTACCGGTGGCCCTGCCCGGGCACGGACCGTCCGCCGCCGTACGCTGCGGATCGCCGCGGCCGGGCTGACCGGCGTCGCCGCGCTCACCCTCACCGCCTGCGGCGGCCAGGACAACCCGCTCCAGACCAGCGCCGCCAAGCCGTTCCACCCGCGGCCCCAGGAGGCCGTCCCGGTGGCCCGGGAGGGCGGTGCCGCCACGCCGGGCGGCCTGCAGACCAACAGCGGACGGGAAGAGCGGACGGCATCAGGGCACGTCGGCAACGGAGCGGAAGCGGGCGTGGCCGGCCGCACGCTCGGCACCCGCGGTGCGGGCCGCGGCGGCAACGCCACCGTCGGGCACACCGCCTGCGACGCCGCGAAGGTCCGCATCGCGGCCACCGTGCTGACCCGGCCGGTCAACCATCTGCTGCTGACGGCCACCAACACCTCCGGCGCCCCCTGCGACCTCCACTTCTCCCCCGACCTCCGTTTCGACGACGCACCGTCGCCGCTCCCCGCGCTGCCGGCCAGCAAGCCGCAGGCCGTGGTCACCCTCGCCCCCGGCGCGTCCGGTTATGCGGGCGTGCTGACCTCGTCCGCCGACGGTTCCGGCCGCCACGGCCGCATGATGACCTCACTGTCCGTCAGCCTCCCCGGCCGAGACGGCAAGGGCAGCATCGGCGGCCCGACGGCCGTGGAGCTCCCCGGCGGCGCGGCATACGTCGACGACAGCGCCTGGGTGACGTACTGGCGCGCGGACCTGAGCGAGGCGACGGCCTGGTGA
- a CDS encoding AfsR/SARP family transcriptional regulator: MDFSLLGPIAVTTGSAELSLGPAKRRSVLALLLLQPNTTVPLEQLIDSLWEDEPPEHARTVVQGHVSRLRATLAEGGAEAYGVELTTHGSAYLLRLPEELIDSHRFGELVTLARPEAAPADAVPLLREALGLWRGPALTGTVTSPPFAAAAHALEERRLTAVEALGRAYGALGEHEQAAAILYSAAVNHPLREGLIAGLMRALFRTGRQSDALEWFHRTRRLLSEELGVDPGERLRGAYEEILRAEAAGQVRKAAAKPSGGAGASGGESAGGPRSATGGGARPAAEEPRPAAPGDTGTQAHAGARAGATNGPGPRAGAAPRLLPRPPARFLGRDDQLTALTEALTDRTTGESPLAVVAGPAGVGKTACAVQWAHLHAGAFPDGQLFADLRGFGEGDEAPPAEILRDFLLALGTPPERVPGSAQAASALFRSLVAERRLLVVLDNARSSAQVRPLLPGGPHCATVVTSRSRLDGLVATDCARPVGLQALGHEEGAALLGAMLGPDRVAEDPAAARELVDLCDGLPLALRAAAAQLTARPRWRLARLAAALHDERRRLALLSAEDTGVAAALRMSVARLSADDARLLSALATTSDGHLNASAAAALAGYDQERTQDGLDRLAEMHLVDEEATDVYTISTLTQLFARDTHGESGGSGGRGERGEADGSGTGDGSGGRG; the protein is encoded by the coding sequence TTGGACTTCTCCCTGCTCGGCCCGATCGCCGTGACGACCGGCTCCGCGGAGCTGTCGCTCGGGCCCGCCAAACGGCGCAGTGTGCTCGCGCTGCTGTTGCTGCAGCCCAACACCACCGTTCCCCTGGAGCAGTTGATCGACTCCTTGTGGGAGGACGAGCCGCCGGAGCATGCCCGTACGGTCGTCCAGGGGCACGTCTCACGGCTGCGCGCCACGCTCGCCGAGGGCGGTGCGGAGGCCTACGGCGTCGAGCTGACCACGCACGGCTCCGCCTATCTGCTGCGGCTGCCGGAGGAGCTGATCGACTCCCACCGGTTCGGTGAGCTGGTGACCCTGGCCCGGCCCGAGGCCGCGCCGGCCGATGCCGTACCCCTGCTGCGCGAGGCGCTGGGACTGTGGCGGGGCCCCGCACTGACCGGCACGGTCACCAGCCCGCCGTTCGCGGCCGCCGCGCACGCGCTGGAGGAGCGCCGGCTGACGGCCGTGGAGGCGCTCGGGCGGGCGTACGGCGCGCTCGGCGAGCACGAGCAGGCGGCCGCGATCCTCTACTCCGCCGCCGTCAACCACCCGTTGCGGGAAGGCCTGATCGCCGGGCTGATGCGGGCGCTGTTCCGTACGGGGCGGCAGTCCGATGCGCTGGAGTGGTTCCATCGCACCCGGCGGCTGCTCAGCGAGGAACTGGGCGTCGACCCCGGCGAGCGGCTGCGCGGCGCCTACGAGGAGATCCTGCGGGCGGAGGCGGCCGGCCAGGTGCGCAAGGCCGCGGCCAAGCCCTCGGGCGGGGCGGGCGCTTCCGGTGGCGAGTCCGCCGGAGGGCCTCGTTCCGCGACGGGCGGCGGGGCGCGTCCCGCCGCGGAGGAGCCGCGGCCGGCGGCCCCCGGGGACACCGGCACGCAGGCGCACGCCGGTGCGCGGGCGGGTGCCACGAACGGGCCGGGCCCGCGGGCCGGTGCCGCACCCCGGCTGCTGCCCCGTCCACCGGCCCGCTTCCTGGGCCGGGATGACCAACTCACCGCGCTGACCGAGGCGTTGACCGACCGCACGACCGGTGAGAGCCCGCTCGCGGTGGTGGCGGGGCCGGCCGGTGTCGGCAAGACGGCCTGCGCAGTGCAGTGGGCGCATCTGCACGCCGGGGCCTTCCCCGACGGCCAGCTCTTCGCCGATCTGCGCGGCTTCGGCGAGGGCGACGAGGCGCCGCCCGCCGAGATCCTGCGCGACTTCCTGCTGGCGCTGGGCACCCCGCCGGAGCGGGTGCCCGGCTCCGCCCAGGCCGCCTCGGCGCTGTTCCGCTCGCTGGTCGCCGAGCGCCGGCTGCTGGTCGTCCTCGACAACGCGCGCAGTTCGGCGCAGGTACGGCCGCTGCTGCCCGGTGGCCCGCACTGCGCCACGGTCGTCACCAGCCGCAGCCGCCTCGACGGTCTGGTCGCCACCGACTGCGCCCGGCCGGTCGGCCTCCAGGCGCTCGGCCACGAGGAGGGCGCGGCGCTGCTCGGCGCGATGCTCGGCCCGGACCGGGTCGCCGAGGACCCGGCCGCCGCGCGCGAACTGGTCGACCTGTGCGACGGACTGCCGCTGGCGCTGCGGGCCGCGGCCGCCCAGCTGACCGCCCGGCCGCGCTGGCGGCTGGCCCGGCTGGCCGCGGCGCTGCACGACGAACGGCGGCGGCTGGCGCTGCTGTCGGCGGAGGACACCGGGGTCGCGGCGGCGCTGCGGATGTCCGTGGCCCGGCTGTCGGCGGATGACGCCCGGCTGCTCAGCGCGCTCGCGACGACCTCGGACGGACACCTCAACGCCTCGGCGGCGGCGGCGCTCGCCGGGTACGACCAGGAGCGCACCCAGGACGGCCTGGACCGGCTCGCGGAGATGCATCTGGTGGACGAAGAGGCCACCGACGTCTACACCATCAGCACCCTGACGCAGTTGTTCGCACGGGACACCCATGGGGAGAGCGGCGGGAGCGGCGGGCGCGGCGAGAGAGGGGAAGCGGACGGGAGCGGTACGGGTGACGGGAGCGGCGGGCGCGGCTGA
- a CDS encoding M18 family aminopeptidase → MTNSARFDRGHTDDLMSFLAASPSPYHAVANAAERLEKAGFHQVAEVDEWDGTSGGKYVLRGGAIIAWYVPEGASASTPYRIVGAHTDSPNLRVKPIPDTGSRGWRQIAVEIYGGTLLNTWLDRDLGLSGRVTLADGSHRLVQVDRALLRVPQLAVHLDRSVNSDGLKLDKQRHMTPIWGLGAVAEGDLISFVAEETGVPADDIKGWDLMVHSIEAPAYLGRDQELLAGPRMDNLLSVHAGTAALAAAAAGGGELPGIPVLAAFDHEENGSQSDTGADGPLLGTVLERSVFARGGSYEDRARAFAGTLCLSSDTGHAVHPNYSERHEPGHHPMPNGGPILKVNVNQRYATDGSGRAVFAAACERAGVPWQSFVSNNSMPCGTTIGPITAARHGIATVDIGVAILSMHSARELCGAEDPYLLANALTAFLEG, encoded by the coding sequence ATGACCAACTCCGCCCGCTTCGATCGCGGCCACACCGACGACCTCATGTCCTTCCTCGCCGCCAGTCCGTCCCCCTACCACGCGGTGGCGAATGCGGCGGAGCGGCTGGAGAAGGCCGGTTTCCACCAGGTCGCCGAGGTCGACGAGTGGGACGGCACGAGCGGCGGGAAGTATGTGCTGCGCGGCGGAGCGATCATCGCCTGGTACGTGCCCGAGGGCGCAAGCGCGTCGACTCCGTACCGAATTGTCGGGGCTCACACCGACTCTCCCAATTTGCGGGTCAAGCCGATTCCGGACACCGGTTCCCGCGGCTGGCGGCAGATCGCCGTCGAGATCTACGGCGGCACCCTGCTCAACACCTGGCTCGACCGCGATCTGGGGCTCAGCGGGCGGGTGACGCTGGCGGACGGCAGCCACCGGCTCGTCCAGGTCGACCGGGCGCTGCTGCGGGTTCCACAGCTGGCCGTGCACCTCGACCGCTCGGTGAATTCCGACGGCCTCAAGCTCGACAAGCAGCGCCACATGACGCCGATCTGGGGCCTGGGCGCGGTGGCCGAGGGCGATCTGATCTCCTTCGTCGCCGAGGAGACCGGCGTCCCGGCCGACGACATCAAGGGGTGGGACCTGATGGTGCACAGCATCGAGGCGCCCGCCTATCTGGGCCGCGACCAGGAGCTGCTGGCCGGTCCACGGATGGACAACCTGCTGTCCGTGCACGCCGGTACGGCCGCGCTGGCCGCCGCCGCGGCCGGCGGCGGCGAGCTGCCCGGCATTCCGGTGCTGGCCGCCTTCGACCACGAGGAGAACGGCAGCCAGTCCGACACCGGCGCCGACGGCCCGCTGCTCGGCACGGTGCTGGAGCGCTCGGTCTTCGCCCGCGGCGGCTCGTACGAGGACCGTGCCCGGGCCTTCGCCGGGACCCTCTGTCTGTCCTCCGACACCGGGCACGCCGTCCACCCCAACTACAGCGAGCGGCACGAGCCAGGGCACCACCCGATGCCCAACGGCGGGCCGATCCTCAAGGTCAACGTCAATCAGCGCTATGCGACGGACGGCAGCGGACGGGCCGTCTTCGCGGCGGCCTGCGAGCGGGCCGGGGTGCCGTGGCAGAGCTTCGTGTCCAACAACTCGATGCCGTGCGGGACCACCATCGGGCCGATCACCGCGGCCCGGCACGGCATCGCAACGGTCGACATCGGAGTGGCGATCCTTTCCATGCATTCGGCGCGTGAGCTGTGCGGTGCTGAGGACCCGTACCTGCTGGCGAACGCCCTGACGGCCTTCCTGGAGGGCTGA
- a CDS encoding acyl-CoA dehydrogenase, whose product MGHYKSNLRDIEFNLFEVLGRDSVYGTGPFAEMDVDTAKSVLSEIARLSENELAESFADTDRNPPVFDPDTNTAPVPDSFKKSYQAFMDAEWWRLGIPEELGGTTAPRSLLWGFAETILGANPAVWMYASGPAFAGVLHEEGTEEQHRIAQLMVDKQWGSTMVLTEPDAGSDVGAGRTKAVQQADGSWHIEGVKRFITSGEHDMSENIVHFVLARPEGAGPGTKGLSLFIVPKYDFDWESGELGERNGAYATNVEHKMGLKASNTCEMTFGANHPAKGWLLGEKHDGIRQMFKIIEFARMMVGTKAIATLSTGYLNALEYAKERVQGPDLAAFTDKTAPRVSITHHPDVRRSLMTQKAYAEGMRALVLYTATVQDEILVKEAAGEDASAAIRLNDLLLPIVKGYGSEKSYEQLAQSLQTFGGSGYLQEYPIEQYIRDAKIDTLYEGTTAIQGQDFFFRKIVRDQGQALTALSDEIKKFLADNIGGEELEQARGELAKAAADLEAIVGAMLTDLAATEKDVKSIYKVGLNTTRVLMASGDVVIGYLLLKGAAVAAGKLDGASAKDKPFYTGKIAAAKFFAHNVLPGVGVQRGLAESVDQSLMELDEAAF is encoded by the coding sequence ATGGGCCACTACAAGTCGAATCTCCGCGACATCGAGTTCAACCTCTTCGAGGTCCTCGGCCGCGACAGCGTGTACGGCACCGGACCGTTCGCGGAGATGGATGTCGACACCGCCAAGAGCGTGCTGTCCGAGATCGCCCGGCTGTCCGAGAACGAGCTGGCCGAGTCGTTCGCCGACACCGACCGCAACCCGCCGGTCTTCGACCCGGACACCAACACCGCGCCGGTTCCGGACAGCTTCAAGAAGAGCTACCAGGCCTTCATGGACGCCGAGTGGTGGCGGCTGGGCATCCCGGAGGAGCTCGGCGGCACCACCGCGCCGCGCTCCCTCCTCTGGGGCTTCGCCGAGACGATCCTGGGCGCCAACCCGGCCGTGTGGATGTACGCGTCCGGCCCCGCCTTCGCCGGCGTCCTCCACGAGGAGGGCACCGAGGAGCAGCACCGCATAGCCCAGCTGATGGTGGACAAGCAGTGGGGCTCCACCATGGTGCTCACCGAGCCGGACGCCGGTTCGGACGTCGGCGCCGGCCGCACCAAGGCCGTGCAGCAGGCGGACGGCTCCTGGCACATCGAGGGCGTCAAGCGCTTCATCACCTCCGGTGAGCACGACATGTCCGAGAACATCGTGCACTTCGTCCTCGCCCGCCCCGAGGGTGCCGGTCCGGGCACCAAGGGCCTGTCGCTGTTCATCGTGCCGAAGTACGACTTCGACTGGGAGAGCGGCGAGCTGGGCGAGCGCAACGGCGCCTACGCCACCAACGTCGAGCACAAGATGGGCCTGAAGGCCTCCAACACCTGCGAGATGACCTTCGGCGCCAACCACCCGGCCAAGGGCTGGCTGCTGGGCGAGAAGCACGACGGCATCCGCCAGATGTTCAAGATCATCGAGTTCGCCCGGATGATGGTCGGCACGAAGGCCATCGCCACCCTCTCCACCGGCTACCTCAACGCGCTGGAGTACGCCAAGGAGCGTGTGCAGGGCCCGGACCTGGCGGCCTTCACCGACAAGACCGCGCCGCGCGTCTCCATCACCCACCACCCCGACGTGCGCCGCTCGCTGATGACGCAGAAGGCGTACGCCGAGGGCATGCGCGCCCTGGTGCTCTACACCGCCACGGTCCAGGACGAGATCCTCGTCAAGGAGGCCGCGGGCGAGGACGCGAGCGCCGCGATCCGCCTCAACGACCTGCTCCTGCCGATCGTCAAGGGCTACGGCTCGGAGAAGTCCTACGAGCAGCTGGCGCAGTCGCTGCAGACCTTCGGCGGCTCCGGGTACCTGCAGGAGTACCCGATCGAGCAGTACATCCGGGACGCCAAGATCGACACCCTCTACGAGGGCACCACCGCGATCCAGGGCCAGGACTTCTTCTTCCGGAAGATCGTCCGCGACCAGGGCCAGGCGCTCACCGCCCTCTCCGACGAGATCAAGAAGTTCCTCGCCGACAACATCGGCGGCGAGGAGCTGGAGCAGGCCCGCGGCGAGCTGGCCAAGGCGGCCGCCGACCTGGAGGCGATCGTCGGCGCCATGCTGACCGACCTCGCGGCGACCGAGAAGGACGTCAAGTCCATCTACAAGGTCGGGCTGAACACCACCCGCGTGCTCATGGCCTCCGGCGATGTCGTCATCGGCTACCTGCTGCTCAAGGGCGCGGCCGTGGCCGCCGGGAAGCTGGACGGCGCCTCGGCGAAGGACAAGCCCTTCTACACCGGCAAGATCGCCGCCGCGAAGTTCTTCGCGCACAACGTCCTGCCGGGCGTCGGCGTCCAGCGCGGTCTGGCCGAGAGCGTCGACCAGTCGCTGATGGAGCTCGACGAGGCCGCGTTCTGA
- a CDS encoding SseB family protein: MYGYDQNAGAGQQQYGAPPPPQQPAPGGYGEQPLYPEPSPPSLADAVRAFTTGSMSAEDFQGIFSTSKIYCPRGDNPGFLALHNTQQPVIPMFTSLKELRRYAGKESKYFVITGAEVLDLLPTGYGFVLDMEGDHRMVFDAKAVEQMVDFAMRRMYG; the protein is encoded by the coding sequence ATGTACGGCTACGACCAGAACGCGGGTGCCGGGCAGCAGCAGTACGGTGCGCCGCCCCCGCCGCAGCAACCGGCCCCCGGGGGCTACGGCGAGCAGCCGCTGTACCCCGAGCCGTCCCCGCCTTCCCTGGCCGACGCGGTGCGCGCCTTCACCACCGGCTCGATGTCGGCGGAGGACTTCCAGGGCATCTTCTCCACATCCAAGATCTACTGCCCCCGCGGTGACAATCCCGGCTTCCTGGCGCTGCACAACACCCAGCAGCCGGTGATCCCGATGTTCACCTCGCTCAAGGAGCTGCGGCGGTACGCGGGCAAGGAGTCCAAGTACTTCGTGATCACCGGCGCCGAGGTCCTCGATCTGCTGCCGACCGGCTACGGCTTCGTCCTCGACATGGAGGGCGACCACCGGATGGTCTTCGACGCGAAGGCCGTGGAGCAGATGGTCGACTTCGCGATGCGGCGGATGTACGGCTAG